The genomic DNA GTGACAATAAAATATAATGTGCACAAATTAGAAGGTCTACTAGCAAGAAATAGGCGAGTATTAGTACCTGTATTCCATAATTCTTTGATCTAGAGCATATCAGATAACAGGTCTTCTAAAGAAACGCATTGCATATCTTCCTACAATATTTTTAATAGGAAGTGGACCCCTTTATAGAGAACAAAACAATGTCAGAAAAAAATGTGGCTTAACTTTACTTACAATTAGAAATATTATTAATTACCAGCTCCAAAAGATTTTAGAATGTAAATATTATACACTAAGATTATGATCGTATTAAAGGTATTCAAAACTTCTCCTATTTCTTGCCAGTATATAATCTTAAGTCAAGATTATAAACAAATAATTGTTCAGAAACTAACCAAATATGAGAGTCGCAGCTGTTATTGCGATTGTCACCCAGCACATATACATGACCCCTGGGCACATACTACACATCCAGACATACATAATTGTTATTTAAGAATTTACACTCGAGGTAACTATTCATAAATTTCATGTACTCTGTGGCAAGCTTACTCTGAACTCTGAAGACAACATACATTAATGGGGAATCATGACAAGCTAAGCTGTCAATAGCATCATTGAAATCTACAAACTATAACTGACTTTTCTGGTGTAATAGTGATTAGGTTGGAGATTAGTAGTTTCGTATTCCTGACAAAATTGATTGAATGTTACGTGATTTATGGTTGTGGTTTGTGTTGTAACTCGCAGGCATATTGGCTATTGTATGCATAGAGTGAATATGTTGCGGCATCATGGTGTTAAACCAATTCTTGTCTTCGACGGAGGTCATCTACCAATGAAGAGTGAGCAAGAGAACAAGCGAGCAAGGTATCCGAATTTGATTTTATCTGCTGGGAATTGGATAAATGTATATTTTTTTGTGTATTTTGTTTCATGAAGACAAGTGCTAGTTTGGGTCATACACATCTAATTTCATTTTGAACTGATAAGGTGGTTGTTTGCTACATTTTACACATATGAATCATGGTAAGAGTGTTTGGCACTGGTTGCAGATGGTACAAAGAATTTAAATTGTCAAGGAAGGATGCCCAAATGGTCAAAAGTTCACAGCCACACTTATTCTTTTGTTTTCTCAAATGATATGATTAGTTGTGTCGGTCCAAACATTCCCTAATAAAAATAGTTTAAAACTCTGAGATGCTCTGTGTACCTTTAGAAATACAGAAGATCTATCTCCATCACGTACTCCACCTGATCTGTCACTAATAATTATAGCTGTCTTCGTACTCAGTATGCAATAATTTCTTGTATCTAGACATGCATGTTTGAGAATTTTTTGTCACGTTCGGAAGGTCTTAAAGCAGGAGAATGTTGCTTATGTTGTGGCTCCTTACGAGGCAGATGCGCAAATGACCTTCTTGGCTGTCAGCAAACTGGTTGACGCAGTTATAACTGAGGACTCAGACTTGATACCATTTGGTTGTCCAAGAGTATGTTGTTTTGTGGgctatgtaatttttattttacTGAGACCATTGAGCATCTCCTGTGATATTTTAATTTGTGGATGATATGATATATACTTAGCAAAAAGGTTACTTTCTTTTTTATTACATTTGAGAAACTCTAATCATCTCATAAATCCAGATCATCTACAAGATGGACAAGTTTGGACAAGGTGTTGAATTTCAGTCATCTCGTCTACAACAGAACAAGGAGCTAAATCTTACTGATTTCACCAAGCAGATGTTTCTGGAGATGTGCATTTTAAGTGGTTGTGACTATTTGCAGTCTTTGCCTGGAATGGGCCTAAAAAAGGCCCACGCTCTTATTAAGAAATTCAAAAGCTATGACAAGGTAAGTGTTACCGATattgttattttttttaaaaaaaaaattcattccCCAGCACCATCTTAAACTCCCGAATTTAGTCGTGACTTCGTCCTGTCTGTTGATTTTTAAAATGTACTAATTTATCCTAAATGATTCTATTTATGTTATAAAATTCAGGTAATAAAGCACTTGAAGTATAGTAATGTTGCAGTTCCACCTATGTATGAAGAATTTTTCAGGAAAGCACTACTAACATTCCAATATCAAAGAGTTTATGACCCAATCAAAGAAGATATTGTATATTTATCTGACATTTCTGACAGTG from Apium graveolens cultivar Ventura chromosome 5, ASM990537v1, whole genome shotgun sequence includes the following:
- the LOC141659185 gene encoding exonuclease 1-like; this encodes MVVVCVVTRRHIGYCMHRVNMLRHHGVKPILVFDGGHLPMKSEQENKRARHACLRIFCHVRKVLKQENVAYVVAPYEADAQMTFLAVSKLVDAVITEDSDLIPFGCPRIIYKMDKFGQGVEFQSSRLQQNKELNLTDFTKQMFLEMCILSGCDYLQSLPGMGLKKAHALIKKFKSYDKVIKHLKYSNVAVPPMYEEFFRKALLTFQYQRVYDPIKEDIVYLSDISDSDGDDKDFLGPYP